A window of the Helianthus annuus cultivar XRQ/B chromosome 4, HanXRQr2.0-SUNRISE, whole genome shotgun sequence genome harbors these coding sequences:
- the LOC110938215 gene encoding BURP domain protein USPL1 — protein MASSSSSSCIIIFFYALLLIQFCGGRKIAHNKENHINIYGKNDLDDLDPALNVFFHVNDLHSGKKMPIYFAVNDPSTTPRLLTREQSDSIPFSSSKLSYILELISLANGSPQALAMQQTLKQCELEATPGETRFCASSLESMLDLTRGIMGMVKLKALTTNIHNLSNTLLQEYTFLNEPLEINVSNMVACHTMAYPYVVYYCHGQKGYNRVFEISLGGENGNIVDAIAVCHMDTSNWDSDHVAFRVLGVQPGSSPVCHFLPADNIVWIPSP, from the exons atggcttcttcttcttcttccagttgcatcatcatcttcttctatgcTCTACTGCTTATACAG TTTTGCGGTGGTCGGAAAATCGCACACAACAAAGAAAATCATATAAATATATACGGGAAAAATGATCTTGATGATTTGGATCCGGCTCTAAACGTGTTCTTCCACGTAAACGATTTACATTCGGGAAAAAAGATGCCGATTTATTTTGCGGTTAACGATCCTTCAACAACGCCTCGGTTATTAACAAGAGAACAATCCGATTCGATACCTTTTTCGTCGTCAAAACTTTCGTATATTCTTGAGCTCATATCATTAGCCAATGGTTCACCACAAGCGTTAGCGATGCAACAAACTCTCAAACAGTGTGAGCTTGAGGCAACACCGGGTGAGACCCGGTTTTGTGCAAGCTCTTTAGAGTCCATGCTGGACTTGACACGTGGAATAATGGGTATGGTCAAACTGAAGGCGTTGACCACCAATATTCATAATTTGTCAAACACCCTTTTGCAAGAGTATACTTTTTTGAATGAGCCATTGGAAATTAATGTTTCTAATATGGTTGCTTGTCACACTATGGCTTATCCCTATGTGGTTTACTATTGTCATGGTCAAAAGGGGTACAATAGGGTTTTTGAGATTTCTTTAGGGGGTGAGAATGGAAATATTGTTGATGCTATCGCGGTGTGCCACATGGACACTTCTAATTGGGATAGTGATCACGTGGCGTTTCGTGTTCTCGGAGTCCAGCCTGGCAGCTCGCCGGTGTGCCATTTTCTCCCCGCCGATAACATTGTGTGGATACCGTCACCATAG